GAAAAGACATGTTGAATAGTGTTGAGAATTTAAGAGATTGAGTAATATTTTCAGAAAAATAAATGGCAAATTTTAGAAAAAAAAACAATCATTCCCACAACAACAGAAATCAACGCAGCCAAGAAAACACCTCCGGCAGCAATATCTTTTATTTTTCCTGCTGCAGGTTTCCTTTCCGGAGAAACCATATCTACAAGAGTTTCAATAGCTGTATTCATCGTTTCAGCGCTGAAAACCAACCCTATACAAATAATGCATGCCAACCATTCCGATGTGGAAATATGAAAGATAAAACCCAATATAATAACCAAAACCGCTATTGAAAGATGAATTTTCATATTTGTTTCAGAGCGAATTACCT
The genomic region above belongs to uncultured Paludibacter sp. and contains:
- a CDS encoding Undecaprenol kinase, with product MKRLLLSFSYALKGIKQVIRSETNMKIHLSIAVLVIILGFIFHISTSEWLACIICIGLVFSAETMNTAIETLVDMVSPERKPAAGKIKDIAAGGVFLAALISVVVGMIVFFSKICHLFF